In one Cupriavidus taiwanensis genomic region, the following are encoded:
- a CDS encoding TMEM165/GDT1 family protein produces MEAFLVSTGIVALAEMGDKTQLLSLVLAARYRKPVPIILGILIATLFNHGFAGALGGWLTQVVGESLLRWILGLGFIAMAAWMLIPDKLDDAEQARPVKGFIGILGTTLIAFFFAEMGDKTQIATVALAARFSDAVLAVVAGTTFGMMVANAPAVLLGDKFANKMPIGLVHKIAAVIFLALGVLALLNIGG; encoded by the coding sequence ATGGAAGCCTTCCTCGTCTCCACAGGCATCGTCGCCCTCGCAGAAATGGGCGACAAGACGCAATTGCTGTCACTGGTGCTGGCCGCGCGCTACCGCAAGCCGGTGCCCATCATCCTCGGCATCCTGATCGCCACGCTGTTCAACCACGGCTTCGCCGGCGCGCTCGGCGGCTGGCTCACGCAGGTGGTGGGCGAGAGCCTGCTGCGCTGGATCCTGGGCCTCGGCTTTATCGCGATGGCCGCGTGGATGCTGATCCCCGACAAGCTCGACGACGCCGAGCAGGCGCGGCCGGTCAAGGGCTTTATTGGTATCCTCGGCACCACGCTGATTGCCTTCTTCTTCGCCGAGATGGGCGACAAGACCCAGATCGCCACGGTGGCGCTGGCGGCGCGCTTCAGCGATGCGGTGCTCGCGGTGGTGGCCGGCACGACCTTCGGCATGATGGTCGCCAATGCGCCGGCGGTTCTGCTTGGCGACAAGTTCGCCAACAAGATGCCGATCGGGCTGGTGCACAAGATTGCGGCCGTGATCTTCCTGGCGCTGGGTGTGCTGGCGCTGCTGAATATCGGCGGATAA
- the uraH gene encoding hydroxyisourate hydrolase, translated as MGRLTTHVLDTAAGTPGQGMSITLHKIVDNRRETLKTVVTNHDGRCDQPLLEGADLAAGVYELEFAAGDYFRAQGVKLPEPAFLDVVPLRFGIADVNAHYHVPLLVSPWSYSTYRGS; from the coding sequence ATGGGACGCTTGACCACCCATGTTCTCGACACCGCTGCGGGCACGCCCGGGCAGGGCATGTCGATTACTCTCCATAAAATTGTCGACAATCGTAGGGAAACCCTCAAGACCGTGGTCACCAACCACGACGGCCGCTGCGACCAGCCCCTGCTGGAAGGCGCCGACCTTGCCGCGGGGGTGTACGAGCTGGAGTTCGCCGCCGGCGACTACTTCCGCGCCCAGGGCGTGAAGCTGCCCGAGCCGGCCTTCCTCGACGTGGTGCCGCTGCGCTTCGGCATTGCCGACGTCAACGCGCACTATCACGTGCCCCTCCTGGTTTCGCCCTGGTCGTACTCGACCTACCGCGGCAGCTGA
- a CDS encoding GntR family transcriptional regulator, producing MSKSLKLIAANAESKAESNVGEPTETAGKPAKPARKGSVEERMYHEIYDAIMEHRLPPRTKLTEHSLCEIYATARHTVRKVLSHLAADGMVDLEPNRGAFIASPSTDEAHDMFELRQMLERAVLEKLAGMPDVKAVIAPLRQMVANERQAFLTHDRPKWIRLSAEFHTALAELSGNALLVNMMRRLVSRTTLMIASVEAPGNNACSFDEHEEILDALEQGNAALAQSRMAHHLGACADRVQPDEPGNFDLRSVLGRST from the coding sequence ATGTCCAAGAGCCTGAAGCTGATTGCCGCCAACGCCGAATCCAAGGCCGAATCCAACGTCGGCGAGCCGACCGAGACCGCGGGCAAGCCCGCCAAGCCCGCGCGCAAGGGCTCGGTCGAGGAGCGCATGTACCACGAGATCTACGACGCGATCATGGAGCACCGGCTGCCGCCGCGCACCAAGCTCACCGAGCATTCGCTTTGCGAGATCTATGCCACCGCGCGCCACACCGTGCGCAAGGTGCTGTCGCACCTGGCGGCGGACGGCATGGTCGACCTCGAGCCCAACCGCGGCGCCTTTATCGCCAGCCCGTCCACCGACGAAGCGCACGACATGTTCGAGCTGCGCCAGATGCTGGAGCGCGCGGTGCTGGAAAAGCTGGCCGGCATGCCTGACGTCAAGGCCGTGATCGCGCCGCTGCGCCAGATGGTGGCCAACGAGCGCCAGGCCTTCCTGACGCACGACCGCCCCAAGTGGATCCGCCTCTCCGCCGAATTCCACACCGCGCTGGCGGAACTGTCGGGCAATGCGCTGCTGGTCAACATGATGCGCCGCCTGGTGTCGCGCACCACGCTGATGATCGCCAGCGTGGAAGCGCCGGGCAACAACGCCTGCTCGTTCGACGAGCACGAAGAAATCCTCGACGCCCTCGAACAGGGCAACGCCGCACTGGCCCAGTCGCGCATGGCGCACCACCTTGGCGCCTGCGCCGACCGCGTGCAGCCCGACGAACCCGGCAACTTCGATCTTCGCAGCGTACTAGGCCGCTCCACCTAG
- a CDS encoding urate hydroxylase PuuD has protein sequence MEGYILDWANMLLRWVHVITAIAWIGSSFYFVWLDNSLTKPTAPDLKDKGVDGELWAVHGGGFYNPQKYLTAPKQLPENLHWFYWESYSTWMSGFALLVVLYLFNASTFLIDKNVFDMSPGAAVGFAVSYLLIGWIVYDSICRLFNKNDRLVGILVAIYIAAAAYVACHIFSGRAAFLLTGAMIATIMSANVLAWIIPGQRKVVAALKAGQPVDPIHGKRGKQRSVHNTYFTLPVLFAMLSNHYSMTYAHKYNWVVLILIMLSGVLIRQFFILKHKGKINVLWPAAGVAALAVVAVMIAPQPRPAVAKAEGADAAATSVSFAKVQEVMNARCVQCHAEQPKMMPTAAKGIKLDTAEDIKAHAQLIYQQAVQQKAMPLGNVTQITDDERALLGQWFEGGAKTTN, from the coding sequence ATGGAAGGCTATATCCTCGACTGGGCCAATATGCTGCTGCGGTGGGTGCACGTCATCACCGCCATCGCATGGATCGGCTCTTCGTTCTATTTCGTGTGGCTGGACAACAGCCTGACCAAGCCCACCGCGCCGGACCTGAAGGACAAGGGTGTCGACGGCGAACTGTGGGCCGTGCACGGCGGCGGCTTCTACAACCCGCAGAAGTACCTGACCGCGCCCAAGCAGCTGCCGGAAAACCTGCACTGGTTCTACTGGGAGTCGTACTCGACCTGGATGAGCGGCTTTGCGCTGCTGGTGGTGCTGTACCTGTTCAACGCCAGCACGTTCCTGATCGACAAGAACGTGTTCGACATGTCGCCCGGCGCGGCGGTCGGGTTCGCGGTGTCGTACCTGCTGATCGGCTGGATCGTCTATGACAGCATCTGCCGCCTGTTCAACAAGAACGATCGCCTGGTCGGCATCCTGGTGGCGATCTACATCGCCGCCGCCGCCTACGTTGCGTGCCATATCTTCTCGGGCCGCGCGGCGTTCCTGCTGACCGGCGCGATGATCGCGACGATCATGAGCGCAAACGTGCTGGCGTGGATCATCCCGGGCCAGCGCAAGGTGGTGGCGGCACTGAAGGCCGGCCAGCCGGTGGATCCGATCCACGGCAAGCGCGGCAAGCAGCGCAGCGTGCACAACACCTACTTCACGCTGCCGGTGCTGTTCGCGATGCTGTCGAACCACTACAGCATGACCTACGCCCACAAGTACAACTGGGTGGTGCTGATCCTGATCATGCTGTCGGGCGTGCTGATCCGCCAGTTCTTCATCCTGAAGCACAAGGGCAAGATCAACGTGCTGTGGCCTGCCGCCGGCGTCGCCGCGCTGGCCGTGGTGGCGGTGATGATCGCGCCGCAGCCGCGACCTGCAGTGGCCAAGGCCGAAGGTGCCGACGCCGCAGCGACCAGCGTGAGCTTCGCCAAGGTGCAGGAAGTGATGAACGCGCGCTGCGTGCAGTGCCACGCCGAGCAGCCGAAGATGATGCCGACCGCGGCCAAGGGCATCAAGCTCGATACCGCCGAGGACATCAAGGCCCACGCCCAGCTGATCTACCAGCAAGCGGTGCAGCAGAAGGCGATGCCGCTGGGCAACGTGACGCAGATTACCGACGACGAGCGGGCGCTGCTGGGGCAGTGGTTCGAAGGCGGTGCCAAGACTACGAATTAA